One Candidatus Omnitrophota bacterium DNA window includes the following coding sequences:
- the prfA gene encoding peptide chain release factor 1, with product MINFDKLKEEHKKIAKELSSQDLLKKREEYTKLAKRFSYLEKIIKLSETRDKHLKEKEHLSQISSDSSESEEMRAMASEELKELKQKLVELDREIEDKIFEADQPDRDVIIEIRSAAGGDEAALFGATLFNMYSRYAESKGWKQEILSSHLTGIGGLKEIYFSLKGKGAWQHLKFESGVHRVQRVPTTESGGRIHTSTATVAVLVEPKEVELKINPEDLKVDTYRASGAGGQHVNVTDSAVRMTHIPSGVIVTCQDERSQIKNRAKALRVIKARIMEKMMRDETNKMTEARRTQVGTGDRSEKIRTYNFPERRVTDHRINFTLYKLEAVLEGNLDEVTDRLIAEERKKIYEAKGLA from the coding sequence ATGATTAACTTTGATAAATTAAAAGAAGAGCATAAGAAAATTGCTAAAGAACTTTCTTCTCAGGATTTGCTGAAAAAGAGAGAAGAGTACACTAAATTGGCTAAGAGATTTTCCTACCTAGAAAAAATCATCAAGCTTTCGGAAACTCGAGACAAGCATCTTAAAGAGAAGGAACATCTTTCCCAGATTTCTTCTGATAGTTCGGAATCTGAAGAGATGAGAGCTATGGCTAGTGAAGAGTTAAAAGAGTTAAAGCAAAAGCTAGTTGAGCTTGATCGGGAAATTGAAGATAAGATTTTTGAAGCCGATCAGCCCGACCGTGACGTAATTATTGAGATACGCTCGGCTGCTGGAGGAGATGAAGCTGCTCTTTTTGGCGCAACTTTGTTTAATATGTATTCTAGGTATGCTGAGTCTAAAGGATGGAAACAAGAGATTCTAAGTTCGCATCTTACCGGAATCGGCGGGCTTAAAGAAATTTACTTTTCGCTAAAAGGAAAAGGAGCTTGGCAGCATCTTAAATTTGAAAGCGGCGTACATCGGGTTCAGCGAGTCCCAACTACTGAAAGCGGAGGTAGAATCCATACTTCAACCGCTACGGTAGCAGTTTTAGTTGAGCCAAAAGAGGTTGAGTTGAAGATAAACCCTGAAGATTTAAAAGTAGATACTTATCGGGCTTCTGGTGCCGGCGGTCAGCACGTAAACGTTACTGACTCAGCAGTACGTATGACCCATATTCCGAGTGGAGTTATAGTAACTTGTCAGGATGAACGATCGCAAATTAAAAACCGAGCCAAAGCTTTGCGAGTTATTAAGGCTCGAATAATGGAAAAGATGATGCGTGATGAAACTAATAAGATGACCGAGGCTCGTCGTACCCAAGTTGGCACTGGTGATCGTAGTGAAAAAATACGTACTTATAATTTTCCTGAGAGAAGAGTCACTGATCATCGGATAAATTTTACTCTTTATAAACTTGAAGCTGTCTTAGAGGGAAATCTCGATGAAGTTACTGATCGCTTAATTGCTGAGGAAAGAAAAAAAATTTATGAAGCTAAAGGATTGGCTTAA
- the rpmE gene encoding 50S ribosomal protein L31, with translation MKEKTHPKYEQATVMCACGNVVHTRSTRKSINVEICSNCHPFFTGKQKFVDSEGRVDKFLKKYGKKK, from the coding sequence ATGAAGGAAAAGACACATCCTAAGTATGAGCAGGCAACGGTAATGTGCGCTTGTGGCAATGTGGTGCATACTCGTTCGACCAGGAAATCAATCAATGTGGAGATTTGTTCAAATTGCCATCCTTTTTTCACCGGAAAGCAAAAGTTTGTTGATTCTGAAGGAAGAGTCGATAAGTTTTTGAAGAAATACGGTAAAAAGAAATAA
- the rho gene encoding transcription termination factor Rho — protein sequence MDIGTLKEMKVSELNKISKKLNVNGMSGVKKQDLIFKILQAQAEKQGLMFGDGVLEVLPEGFGFLRATNYNYLPSPDDIYVSPSQIRKFSLRTGDTVSGQIRPPKDNEKYFALLKVEAVNLEHPDESRNRILFDNLTPIYPKDRFILETEPKEPSTRILDILCPIGKGQRGLIVAPPYSGKTVLLQKVANSIAKNYPEVILMVLLIDERPEEVTEMKKMVRGEVISSTFDEPAQRHVQVAEMVIEKAKKLVEHKKDVVILLDSITRLARAYNLVEPHSGRILSGGIDSGALHKPKRFFGAARAQEEGGSLTIIATALIDTGSRMDDVIFEEFKGTGNMEITLDRSIFQKRIYPAIDIKRSNTRREELLIHPDELPRIWILRKALNELSSVEALELLLQRLAKTQNNVEFLLTLNK from the coding sequence ATTGACATCGGCACGCTTAAGGAGATGAAGGTCTCTGAATTGAATAAAATTTCCAAAAAGCTTAATGTTAATGGCATGAGTGGAGTAAAAAAGCAGGATTTGATTTTTAAGATACTGCAAGCTCAGGCTGAAAAACAAGGGTTAATGTTTGGGGATGGAGTATTAGAAGTTCTGCCGGAAGGGTTTGGGTTCTTGAGGGCAACAAACTATAATTATTTACCTTCACCTGATGATATCTATGTTTCTCCTTCTCAGATTAGAAAATTTTCTCTTCGGACCGGAGATACGGTTAGCGGTCAAATTAGGCCGCCCAAGGATAATGAAAAGTATTTTGCTTTGCTTAAGGTTGAAGCAGTTAATCTTGAGCATCCTGATGAGTCACGAAATAGAATTCTTTTTGACAACCTTACCCCGATTTACCCTAAGGACAGATTTATTTTAGAGACTGAACCTAAGGAACCTTCGACTCGGATATTGGATATTCTTTGTCCGATTGGTAAGGGCCAGCGCGGTTTGATTGTTGCTCCGCCTTACAGCGGAAAAACAGTCCTGCTTCAGAAGGTAGCGAATTCTATTGCTAAGAACTATCCAGAGGTTATTTTGATGGTTCTGCTTATTGATGAACGACCGGAAGAAGTAACTGAAATGAAAAAGATGGTTAGGGGTGAGGTTATTAGCTCGACCTTTGATGAGCCGGCTCAGCGCCATGTTCAAGTCGCCGAGATGGTTATCGAGAAGGCGAAGAAGTTAGTTGAGCACAAGAAAGACGTGGTTATACTTCTAGACAGTATCACTCGTTTAGCTCGGGCTTATAACCTTGTTGAGCCTCATTCGGGAAGGATTCTTTCGGGAGGTATTGATTCGGGAGCTTTGCATAAGCCGAAAAGATTTTTTGGTGCAGCTCGGGCTCAGGAAGAGGGCGGTTCTTTGACTATAATTGCAACAGCGCTTATTGATACTGGATCGCGAATGGATGATGTAATTTTTGAAGAGTTTAAGGGAACTGGTAATATGGAAATTACCCTTGATCGTAGCATCTTTCAGAAGAGAATTTATCCGGCAATTGACATTAAGCGTTCCAATACTCGTAGAGAGGAGCTTTTGATACATCCTGATGAGTTGCCAAGGATATGGATACTGAGAAAGGCCTTAAATGAGCTAAGCTCAGTAGAGGCTCTTGAGCTTTTGCTTCAGAGATTAGCCAAAACTCAGAACAACGTGGAATTTCTGTTGACTCTTAATAAATAA
- the coaE gene encoding dephospho-CoA kinase (Dephospho-CoA kinase (CoaE) performs the final step in coenzyme A biosynthesis.): protein MLVVGLTGNIGSGKTTVLKLLKAKGAPTFNCDQQIHKYYRNRKGLVYKKLVALFPEVLSRGRINRKLLSEIVFSDPVKLKKLERVVHPLVIKDLTNWIKKCRRQARSKIAIAEVPLLFEKKLTARFDLVVLVKLKLKVSLKRLNEIYGFSKGLALKRLSFYCPLREKIKRADFVIDNSGKIKELTKEVDLLWKNLKQK, encoded by the coding sequence ATGCTAGTTGTTGGTTTAACCGGAAATATTGGAAGCGGAAAAACAACGGTTCTTAAGTTGCTCAAGGCTAAAGGAGCCCCTACTTTTAATTGTGATCAACAGATTCATAAGTATTATCGTAATCGTAAAGGTTTAGTTTATAAAAAGTTAGTAGCTTTGTTTCCGGAAGTTTTAAGCCGTGGCCGGATTAATCGGAAGTTGCTTTCTGAGATTGTTTTTTCCGATCCTGTTAAGTTGAAAAAACTTGAAAGAGTGGTTCATCCGTTAGTCATTAAAGATTTGACTAATTGGATTAAGAAATGTCGTAGGCAGGCTAGGTCGAAAATCGCCATCGCCGAAGTCCCACTTCTTTTCGAGAAAAAACTAACCGCCAGGTTTGATTTAGTTGTTTTGGTTAAACTGAAACTAAAAGTCAGTCTTAAGCGGCTTAATGAAATATATGGATTTTCTAAAGGGTTAGCTCTCAAGCGGTTGTCTTTTTATTGCCCCTTGAGAGAAAAAATAAAACGGGCAGATTTTGTTATTGATAATAGTGGTAAGATTAAAGAATTAACCAAGGAGGTTGATTTACTGTGGAAAAACCTAAAACAAAAGTAA
- a CDS encoding glycogen synthase: MKIAFCSSEVFPFAKTGGLADVVAALPAALVESGCEVKVFLPLYKNIKPEQMGDGFGISRKGKLEFFFIKNDEFYLRSGIYGTPSGDYPDNLERFTFFSNQVLKVLKEIDFQPDIINCNDWQTSWVNIALKLKHGDDPFYAKTKTVLTIHNVAYQGIFDKDKFSLLGIAEKYFRPEYLEFYDKINLLKGGIIFSDLVNTVSPTYAKQIKTPEFGCGLEGVLAERGDKVIGILNAIDYHIWDPAIDNLIDKKYSPKSLSDKKINKKGLQKELGFKVDEDIFLLGMVSRLAEQKGVDILHQALDEMLGKYQLVILGLGDEQYHQMLKAKSEQFKNSFSLNLTFNESLAHKIYAGCDAFLLPSRFEPCGLSQMISYKYATVPIVNHTGGLVDTVVDASCGGGGFVFKNYAAEDLLLTLDRAKKVFDHKDQWQKILDEIVTYNFSWEVAAKHYYEVYESLLTQ, encoded by the coding sequence ATGAAAATAGCTTTTTGTTCATCTGAGGTTTTCCCTTTTGCTAAGACTGGTGGATTGGCTGATGTCGTTGCAGCTTTACCGGCGGCCTTAGTTGAGTCTGGGTGTGAAGTAAAAGTTTTCCTACCGCTTTATAAAAACATAAAACCTGAGCAAATGGGTGATGGTTTTGGGATTAGCCGAAAGGGTAAGTTAGAGTTTTTCTTTATCAAGAATGACGAATTTTACCTTCGTTCCGGAATCTATGGCACTCCTTCTGGAGACTATCCTGATAATTTAGAACGGTTTACTTTTTTTAGTAATCAAGTATTGAAAGTTCTAAAGGAAATAGATTTCCAGCCCGATATAATTAATTGCAATGATTGGCAGACTTCTTGGGTTAATATTGCGCTTAAGCTAAAACACGGCGACGATCCTTTTTATGCTAAAACCAAGACGGTTTTAACAATTCATAATGTTGCTTATCAGGGTATTTTTGATAAGGATAAATTTTCTCTTTTAGGGATAGCTGAAAAATATTTTCGTCCTGAATACTTGGAGTTTTACGATAAGATCAATTTACTTAAAGGGGGGATTATTTTTTCCGACCTAGTGAATACGGTAAGCCCTACCTATGCTAAACAGATTAAAACTCCTGAATTTGGCTGTGGCCTAGAGGGCGTGCTAGCCGAAAGAGGCGATAAGGTAATTGGTATTCTTAATGCTATTGATTATCATATTTGGGACCCGGCAATAGATAACCTTATCGATAAGAAATATAGTCCAAAGTCCCTTTCGGATAAGAAAATAAATAAGAAGGGTCTCCAAAAAGAGCTTGGTTTTAAGGTTGATGAAGATATTTTTTTGCTTGGGATGGTTAGCCGTTTAGCCGAACAAAAGGGAGTTGATATTCTTCATCAGGCTTTAGATGAAATGCTTGGTAAATATCAGCTGGTTATTCTTGGTTTAGGTGATGAGCAGTATCATCAGATGCTTAAGGCTAAGAGTGAACAATTCAAAAATTCTTTTTCGCTTAATTTAACTTTTAATGAGAGTTTAGCTCATAAAATTTATGCTGGTTGTGATGCTTTTTTATTGCCTTCACGTTTTGAGCCTTGCGGGCTTTCCCAGATGATCAGTTATAAGTATGCAACTGTACCAATAGTTAATCATACTGGAGGCTTGGTTGATACGGTTGTCGATGCTTCTTGCGGCGGTGGCGGATTTGTTTTTAAAAATTATGCTGCCGAGGACTTACTTTTAACCTTAGATCGAGCTAAGAAGGTATTTGATCATAAAGATCAATGGCAGAAAATTTTAGATGAGATAGTTACCTATAATTTTTCCTGGGAAGTAGCCGCTAAGCATTATTATGAGGTTTATGAGTCTTTATTGACTCAATAA
- the polA gene encoding DNA polymerase I yields the protein MPKETVYLVDGTSLCYRSFFAIKLSNSQGVPTGSVYGVYQTLKKIISKYNPSYLGVCFDVSRKTFRQDKFKEYKIQRPPMPDDLGTQIPLVKKLISYLGIKIVEKKNFEADDVIATLCKQATSRKKQVVIVSSDKDLYQLLENDEVSIYSYHKDKFTNRSDFIKENGFKPEEIIDYLALAGDASDNIPGARGIGKVGASKLVKEFKTVENIFNNLDKVSPKMQTILKESKETVFLSKELVTLETPALELSCDDLKIDQIDTKGLYDMFSEFEFKAFLKDLPAPKLEIDLAVKTSLDKKAKENLVKEPLPLVVSGNDIFIFDQFKNCIYKLALSEAEDILTDQKIKKLSHGFREKMADSASAISKLQGVWFDTKIAAYLLDSSLIDYELEAVVNHYLGEHTNQIPDELKPYFIYKLYQLFLETLKKQSLDKLFFEVEVPLIEVLSQMQAQGVKVQAKVLTKLLEEVEAKVMSHQAAVFKAAGHEFNLNSPKQLSLVLFQELGIPPVKKTKTGYSTNEEVLEKLSLDHSIAKDIIEHRHLNKLKNTYIMPLIQEVKANKGMLHTQFHQTKAQTGRLSSSGPNLQSIPVKGEFSNALRRAFVPKSPDGCILSGDYSQIELRILAHLSKDKELIKAFRDNLDIHTYTASLLFGKKNDKVSELERNVAKTVNFGIIYGMSSYGLVRELKISNIEAQNFIDDYFKRYPGVKAYSEEVKAQANKQGFVTTILGRQRRIPEVKSPNLKLREFALRQAVNAPIQGSCADIIKVAMIKIYNQLKQEKLQAKLTIQIHDELIFDLPKSELSRVSALVRKQMEGAVDLEIPVKVNLKAGNNWGDLENIQ from the coding sequence ATGCCCAAGGAAACAGTTTATCTCGTTGATGGGACGTCCTTATGTTATCGTTCTTTCTTTGCAATTAAACTTTCAAACTCACAAGGAGTGCCTACCGGTTCAGTATACGGAGTGTATCAAACTTTAAAAAAGATAATCTCAAAGTATAATCCGTCATATTTGGGAGTTTGTTTTGATGTTTCCCGAAAAACCTTTCGGCAGGATAAGTTTAAAGAATATAAGATTCAGCGTCCGCCGATGCCCGATGACCTAGGGACTCAAATCCCTTTGGTGAAAAAACTAATTTCTTATTTGGGTATTAAAATAGTCGAAAAGAAAAATTTTGAAGCCGACGATGTTATTGCTACTCTTTGTAAACAGGCAACCAGTCGTAAAAAACAAGTTGTAATTGTTTCTTCTGATAAGGATCTTTATCAACTTCTTGAGAACGATGAGGTAAGTATTTATAGTTACCACAAAGACAAGTTTACTAACCGTAGCGATTTTATTAAAGAAAATGGTTTTAAGCCAGAAGAAATTATTGACTATCTCGCTTTGGCCGGAGATGCCAGCGACAATATTCCTGGGGCTAGAGGCATTGGAAAAGTCGGCGCTAGCAAATTAGTAAAAGAATTTAAAACCGTTGAGAATATTTTTAATAATTTAGATAAAGTTTCACCAAAAATGCAAACTATATTGAAAGAAAGTAAAGAAACTGTTTTCTTAAGCAAAGAGTTGGTGACCCTAGAGACGCCGGCGCTTGAATTGAGTTGTGATGATTTGAAAATAGATCAGATTGATACTAAAGGTTTGTATGATATGTTTAGCGAATTTGAATTTAAGGCATTTTTAAAAGATCTTCCGGCGCCAAAGCTGGAAATAGATTTAGCGGTAAAAACTAGTTTAGATAAAAAGGCAAAAGAAAATTTGGTTAAAGAGCCGTTGCCTTTAGTGGTTAGCGGTAATGATATTTTTATTTTTGATCAATTTAAAAACTGTATTTATAAACTGGCTTTAAGTGAAGCGGAAGATATTCTTACTGATCAGAAAATTAAGAAGTTATCTCATGGTTTTAGGGAAAAGATGGCTGATTCTGCGTCGGCGATCAGTAAACTTCAAGGGGTCTGGTTTGATACCAAAATAGCCGCTTATCTCTTAGATTCAAGTCTCATTGATTATGAGCTAGAGGCAGTTGTTAATCACTATTTAGGAGAGCATACTAATCAAATACCTGATGAGCTTAAACCTTATTTTATCTATAAACTTTATCAGTTATTCTTAGAGACATTAAAAAAACAGTCTTTGGATAAACTTTTTTTTGAAGTAGAAGTGCCGCTAATTGAAGTTTTAAGCCAGATGCAAGCTCAAGGAGTTAAGGTCCAGGCTAAGGTGTTAACTAAGTTATTAGAGGAGGTTGAAGCAAAAGTCATGTCCCATCAGGCAGCGGTTTTTAAAGCAGCTGGGCATGAGTTTAACTTAAACTCTCCTAAACAGCTGAGTTTAGTCCTTTTTCAGGAGTTGGGCATACCGCCAGTAAAAAAAACTAAGACCGGGTATTCAACCAATGAAGAAGTTTTAGAAAAACTTTCTTTAGATCATTCAATAGCCAAGGACATTATTGAGCACCGGCATTTAAATAAGCTTAAAAATACCTATATTATGCCGTTGATTCAAGAAGTTAAGGCCAATAAAGGAATGTTACATACTCAATTTCATCAAACCAAGGCTCAAACTGGCCGACTTTCAAGCTCAGGACCTAACTTGCAAAGCATTCCGGTTAAGGGCGAGTTTTCAAATGCCTTGAGAAGAGCCTTTGTTCCAAAGAGCCCTGATGGTTGTATTCTTTCTGGAGACTATTCACAAATTGAGTTGCGGATTTTGGCTCATCTTTCTAAAGATAAAGAGCTAATTAAGGCTTTTAGAGATAACTTAGATATTCATACTTATACTGCGTCATTACTTTTTGGTAAGAAGAATGATAAGGTTTCGGAGTTAGAACGCAATGTTGCCAAGACAGTAAATTTTGGGATTATTTATGGTATGAGCTCATACGGCCTAGTTCGTGAATTAAAAATTAGCAATATTGAAGCTCAAAATTTTATTGATGATTATTTCAAGCGTTACCCCGGAGTTAAGGCTTATTCAGAAGAGGTTAAAGCTCAAGCCAACAAACAAGGCTTTGTTACGACAATTTTGGGTCGCCAAAGAAGGATACCAGAGGTAAAGAGTCCTAATCTTAAGTTACGAGAGTTTGCCCTTCGTCAAGCAGTTAATGCTCCGATTCAAGGCTCTTGCGCTGATATTATTAAGGTCGCGATGATTAAAATTTACAATCAATTAAAGCAGGAAAAATTACAGGCAAAACTTACTATTCAAATTCATGATGAATTAATCTTTGATCTTCCTAAGAGTGAACTAAGTCGGGTTTCGGCTTTAGTCCGAAAGCAGATGGAGGGAGCGGTTGATTTAGAAATTCCGGTTAAAGTTAACTTAAAGGCTGGTAATAATTGGGGTGATTTGGAGAATATTCAATGA
- a CDS encoding tetratricopeptide repeat protein, with product MLKLKLMKIFLVTLLLLFPLFTSQAENLDKIGALNQEARNYREEGYRLQSMGDLKSALMYYQKAAQMDPHYAEVQNDLGVIYEAIGEEDQALLAYKEVLKIDPSYLAAYTNLAFLYEKKGDIRNATTYWKKRYTLGQQGDYWWEVSRQHLLKLGTYPEVRKELLEEKAARLSREFIYKREQERLMLTEEAKLHFDIGNRALKEGNAEVALGEFKTVLALNPPDQELKEHARKLYQQAERLYLEQEALNNTKSALEYIKNNDYLSAGERLKDALDAVFRVSR from the coding sequence ATGTTAAAGTTAAAACTGATGAAGATTTTTCTAGTCACTCTTTTATTACTCTTCCCTTTATTTACTTCCCAGGCCGAGAATCTTGATAAAATTGGTGCGCTTAACCAAGAGGCCCGTAATTATCGAGAAGAGGGCTATCGGTTACAGTCGATGGGGGATTTAAAGTCGGCGCTTATGTATTATCAGAAGGCTGCTCAGATGGATCCTCATTATGCTGAGGTTCAAAATGACCTGGGTGTAATTTATGAGGCTATCGGCGAAGAAGATCAGGCTCTACTAGCTTATAAGGAAGTATTGAAGATTGATCCGAGCTACTTAGCGGCTTATACTAATTTAGCATTTCTTTATGAGAAAAAAGGCGATATAAGGAATGCTACTACTTATTGGAAGAAAAGATATACCTTAGGTCAGCAAGGCGACTATTGGTGGGAAGTTTCCCGACAGCACTTACTTAAGTTAGGAACTTATCCTGAGGTACGTAAGGAGCTATTAGAAGAAAAAGCTGCCCGTCTATCGAGAGAGTTTATCTATAAGCGTGAGCAGGAACGCTTGATGCTTACTGAGGAAGCAAAACTTCACTTTGATATTGGTAATCGAGCTTTAAAAGAAGGCAATGCCGAAGTGGCCCTAGGAGAATTTAAGACAGTTCTTGCCTTGAATCCTCCTGATCAAGAGTTAAAAGAGCACGCTCGTAAGCTTTATCAACAAGCAGAGAGGCTTTATTTAGAACAGGAAGCTTTAAATAACACCAAGAGTGCTTTAGAGTATATAAAGAATAATGATTATTTGTCTGCAGGTGAGAGGCTCAAAGATGCTCTCGACGCTGTTTTTCGTGTTTCCCGGTAA
- the secG gene encoding preprotein translocase subunit SecG — protein MYNLVLVLHVIIAIGLIGAILIQRGRSGGLVEALGGVESIFGTKTSSFFVKLTVVLAILFFVTSISLAYISKQQGKSLFSQESTENAGGGDVDKEKLDQPVKSSSKEIPDPLASKE, from the coding sequence ATGTATAATTTAGTATTAGTTTTACATGTAATTATCGCGATTGGTTTAATTGGAGCTATTCTTATCCAGCGGGGAAGAAGCGGCGGATTAGTTGAGGCTTTAGGTGGGGTTGAGTCTATTTTTGGTACAAAAACCAGTTCATTCTTTGTTAAACTGACGGTTGTTTTAGCAATTCTTTTCTTTGTTACTTCAATTTCTTTAGCCTATATTTCCAAGCAGCAGGGGAAATCTTTATTTTCCCAAGAGAGTACAGAAAATGCAGGCGGTGGTGACGTGGATAAAGAGAAGCTAGATCAACCTGTTAAGTCATCTTCTAAGGAAATTCCCGATCCTTTGGCTTCTAAGGAATAG